One Natator depressus isolate rNatDep1 chromosome 5, rNatDep2.hap1, whole genome shotgun sequence DNA segment encodes these proteins:
- the LOC141987092 gene encoding perilipin-3-like: MSAKENEPQVEIQAEEQQTAGDRVAGMPLVSSACEMASASYAATKETHPAIKAVCEVAETGVRAITSAAITGAQPILDQLEPQLAAANEYACRGLDRLEEQLPILQQPIEKVALDAQDLVRATMVGAQDAVCSTVTEAKDAVTSMVGVAQGAVQESVEVTKSAVTCSMSTVMASSMGQMAASGIDTALGKSEQLVDYYLPMTEEELAELATTPVEGPGEAPAEQRSYYVRLGSLSSTLRQRAYQHALGKMSQARQSTLEALSRLQQIIDLIKQAVDQKLHNGQDRLYQMWLQCCRGKLEGQEEPDSAKVEAQALAMSQSLTQQLKTTCLTLLGSIQGLPSTIQDKAQQVSSSIEELQASFSSAGCFQDLSSSALARSQEMVTKAQESLDELLEYVMQNIPLDWIVGPFTPAGDSPPSPDELVEEGKKVEA, from the exons ATGTCTGCTAAGGAAAATGAACCACAGGTGGAGATCCAGGCAGAAGAGCAACAG acTGCAGGGGACAGGGTGGCTGGCATGCCCTTGGTCAGCTCTGCCTGTGAGATGGCCTCTGCCAGCTACGCTGCCACCAAAGAGACCCACCCAGCCATCAAAGCGGTCTGTGAGGTGGCAGAGACAGGGGTGAGGGCCATCACCTCTGCTGCCATCACCGGGGCACAGCCCATCCTGGACCAGCTGGAGCCACAGC TTGCAGCAGCCAATGAATATGCCTGTCGGGGTCTGGACAGactggaggagcagctgcccatCCTGCAGCAGCCGATTGAGAAG GTGGCTTTGGATGCCCAAGACCTCGTGCGTGCCACAATGGTGGGTGCCCAGGATGCCGTCTGCAGCACGGTCACTGAGGCCAAGGATGCAGTGACCAGCATGGTGGGCGTGGCCCAAGGGGCTGTCCAGGAGAGCGTGGAGGTGACCAAATCCGCTGTGACCTGCAGCATGAGCACAGTGATGGCCTCCAGTATGGGGCAGATGGCTGCGAGTGGCATAGACACAGCATTGGGGAAATCTGAGCAGCTGGTGGATTACTACCTCCCCATGACCGAGGAGGAGCTCG CTGAGCTTGCCACAACTCCCGTTGAGGGGCCTGGAGAGGCTCCTGCAGAGCAGCGGAGTTACTACGTGCGTCTGGGTTCCCTTTCGAGCACGCTGCGCCAGCGAGCCTACCAGCACGCCCTGGGCAAGATGAGCCAAGCCAGGCAGAGCACCCTGGAGGCCCTCTCCCGGCTCCAGCAAATCATTGACCTG atcAAGCAGGCTGTAGATCAGAAGCTTCACAATGGCCAGGACCGTCTGTACCAGATGTGGCTCCAGTGCTGCAGGGGCAAGTTGGAAGGGCAGGAGGAACCAGACTCCGCAAAG GTTGAAGCTCAGGCTCTAGCCATGTCCCAGAGCCTCACCCAGCAACTGAAAACCACCTGCCTTACTCTCTTGGGCAGCATCCAGGGCCTTCCCAGCACTATCCAGGACAAGGCCCAGCAGGTCTCGAGCAGTATAGAAGAGCTCCAGGCCTCCTTCTCCAGTGCCGGCTGTTTCCAGGATCTGTCCAGCAGTGCCCTTGCCCGTAGTCAGGAGATGGTGaccaaggcccaggagtccctggATGAGCTGCTGGAATACGTGATGCAGAACATTCCCCTGGACTGGATCGTGGGACCCTTCACTCCCGCTGGAGACTCCCCACCGTCTCCTGATGAgctggtggaggaaggaaagaaggtgGAGGCCTGA
- the LOC141987093 gene encoding perilipin-3-like, protein MSAKENEPQVEIQAEEQQTAGDRVAGLPLVSSACEMASASYAATKETHPAIKAVCEVAETGVRAITSAAITGARPILDQLEPQLAAANEYASRGLDRLEEQLPILQQPIEKVALDAQDLVRATMVGAQDAVCSTVTEAKDAVTSMVSVAQGAVQESVEVTKSAVTCSVSTVMASSMGQMAASGIDTALGKSEQLVDYYLPMTEEELAELATTPVEGPGEAPAEQRSYYVRLGSLSSTLRQRAYQHALGKMRQARQRTLEALSQLQKIIDMINHAKQAVDQKLHNGQDRLYQMWLQCCREKLEGQEEPDSAKVEAQALATSQSLTQQLKTTCLTLLGSIQGLPSTIQDKAQQVSSSIEELQASFSSAGCFQDLSSSALARSREIVTKAQESLGELLEYVMQNIPLDWIVGPFTPAGDSPPCPDERVEEGKKLEA, encoded by the exons ATGTCTGCTAAGGAAAATGAACCACAGGTGGAGATCCAGGCAGAAGAGCAACAG acTGCAGGGGACAGGGTGGCTGGCCTGCCCTTGGTCAGCTCTGCCTGTGAGATGGCCTCTGCCAGCTACGCTGCCACCAAAGAGACCCACCCAGCCATCAAAGCGGTCTGTGAGGTGGCAGAGACAGGGGTGAGGGCCATCACCTCTGCTGCCATCACCGGGGCACGGCCCATCCTGGACCAGCTGGAGCCACAGC TTGCAGCAGCCAATGAATATGCCTCTCGGGGTCTGGACAGactggaggagcagctgcccatCCTGCAGCAGCCGATTGAGAAG GTGGCTTTGGATGCCCAAGACCTTGTGCGTGCCACAATGGTGGGTGCCCAGGATGCCGTCTGCAGCACGGTCACTGAGGCCAAGGATGCAGTGACCAGCATGGTGAGCGTGGCCCAAGGGGCTGTCCAGGAGAGCGTGGAGGTGACCAAATCCGCTGTGACCTGCAGCGTGAGCACAGTGATGGCCTCCAGCATGGGGCAGATGGCTGCGAGTGGCATAGACACAGCATTGGGGAAATCTGAGCAGCTGGTGGACTACTACCTCCCCATGACAGAGGAGGAGCTTG CTGAACTTGCCACAACTCCCGTTGAGGGGCCTGGAGAGGCTCCTGCAGAGCAGCGGAGTTACTACGTGCGTCTGGGTTCCCTGTCGAGCACGCTGCGCCAGCGAGCCTACCAGCACGCCCTGGGCAAGATGAGACAAGCCAGGCAGCGCACCCTGGAGGCCCTCTCCCAGCTCCAGAAAATCATTGACATG atcAACCATGCCAAGCAGGCTGTAGATCAGAAGCTTCACAATGGCCAGGACCGTCTGTACCAGATGTGGCTCCAGTGCTGCAGGGAGAAGTTGGAAGGGCAGGAGGAACCAGACTCCGCAAAG GTTGAAGCTCAGGCTCTAGCCACGTCCCAGAGCCTCACCCAGCAACTGAAAACCACCTGCCTTACTCTCCTGGGCAGCATCCAGGGCCTTCCCAGCACTATCCAGGACAAGGCCCAGCAGGTCTCGAGCAGTATAGAAGAGCTCCAGGCCTCCTTCTCCAGTGCTGGATGTTTCCAGGATCTGTCCAGCAGTGCCCTTGCCCGGAGTCGGGAGATCGTAaccaaggcccaggagtccctgggggagctgctggaATACGTGATGCAGAACATTCCCCTGGACTGGATCGTGGGACCCTTCACTCCTGCTGGAGACTCCCCACCATGCCCTGATGAGagggtggaggaaggaaagaagctGGAGGCCTGA